AATCAACCCACCGGCAGCTCGCCGCCCCATCCCCGCATGCATTCCGCCTTTGCCTGGTCGCTCTGTCTGGCCGCCGGTGTGGTGGTCGCCAGCCTGGTGCCCCTGGGCGCCGCCCGCTCCCAGGCCGACTTCACCGTGGCGGATCTAGCGGCACCGCGCGCCATGTTCGATCGCCTGCCGGAGTGGGGCAAACGCGCCAACTGGGCCCACCTCAACAGCTTTGAAGCGTTTGCGCTCTTCGCCCCGGCGGCGCTGCTCTGCCTGATCGCTGAGGTGAGCAGCGGAGCAGCGATTGCAGCGGCCTGGAGCTATCCCGCCCTGCGCCTGACCTACATCGCCGCCTATGTGGCCAACGTGCCGCCATTGCGCTCGCTGTGCTGGGCCGGGGCGATGACCTGCACGGGAGTCCTTTACGTCGCAGGAATCACAAACCTTCCATAAACGTGCTTACACACCAAAATATGAAGAGATTCTGGCCATTTGAACAACGCAGAGAGCACTGGCTACGTTTCGCACATAAACCCTTTAATTCCCGTGGCCAAGAAGTACAGGTT
This genomic stretch from Synechococcus sp. HK05 harbors:
- a CDS encoding MAPEG family protein, with amino-acid sequence MHSAFAWSLCLAAGVVVASLVPLGAARSQADFTVADLAAPRAMFDRLPEWGKRANWAHLNSFEAFALFAPAALLCLIAEVSSGAAIAAAWSYPALRLTYIAAYVANVPPLRSLCWAGAMTCTGVLYVAGITNLP